The following are encoded together in the Streptomyces flavofungini genome:
- a CDS encoding serine hydrolase domain-containing protein yields MKQRTAARTTSLAMAVAALAGAVVPSAHAAERTDRGHEATRAAMRALVEQGKLPGVVAKVREGNRKWSATVGYANTATGRERSTAEHFRGASTTKTFIATVLLQLEAERKLNLDDSVEAWLPGLVQGNGYDGAKITLRRLLNHTSGIANYTDDPTIAHNSTGPGFPAHRYDTYTPEELVAAALKQPPHPDPEKSPLYSNTNYVIAGMVIEKATGRSYAQEVTRRIIDPLKLRGTSFPGTDPRMPKPHPVAYSRLHQEAPDAEVVDATEQNMTWLGAAGDIISTPGDLNRFQRALMRGALLPRAQMKEMLHEVPDGEVFGYGLGVEFAKLSCGVRVVGKTGRTNGSLSAMVGTADGKHQLTFNINGDWLPNSSLYTNVIEAEFCGKIPARAGQEWRRGSGS; encoded by the coding sequence ATGAAGCAGCGGACCGCAGCACGTACCACCTCACTCGCGATGGCGGTGGCCGCACTGGCGGGGGCAGTCGTCCCTTCGGCGCACGCTGCGGAGCGGACGGACCGCGGACACGAAGCGACCCGGGCCGCGATGCGTGCGCTGGTCGAGCAGGGGAAGCTGCCCGGAGTCGTGGCCAAGGTCCGAGAGGGCAACAGGAAGTGGTCCGCCACGGTCGGATACGCCAACACCGCCACGGGGCGCGAGCGGTCGACCGCGGAACACTTCCGCGGAGCCAGCACCACCAAGACCTTCATCGCGACCGTCCTGCTCCAACTGGAGGCGGAGCGGAAGCTGAACCTGGACGACAGCGTCGAGGCATGGCTGCCGGGCCTGGTCCAGGGCAACGGGTACGACGGCGCCAAGATCACCCTGCGCAGACTGCTCAACCACACGAGCGGCATCGCCAACTACACCGACGACCCCACCATCGCCCACAACTCCACCGGCCCCGGCTTCCCGGCCCACCGGTACGACACCTACACCCCCGAAGAACTCGTGGCGGCCGCCCTCAAGCAGCCGCCGCACCCCGACCCGGAGAAGTCGCCGCTGTACTCGAACACCAACTACGTGATCGCCGGGATGGTCATCGAGAAGGCGACGGGCCGCAGTTACGCGCAGGAGGTCACCCGGCGCATCATCGACCCGCTGAAGCTGCGCGGGACGTCGTTCCCCGGGACGGATCCCCGGATGCCGAAACCGCACCCCGTCGCATACTCCCGGCTCCACCAGGAAGCCCCCGACGCCGAAGTGGTCGACGCCACCGAGCAGAACATGACCTGGCTGGGCGCGGCAGGGGACATCATCTCCACCCCCGGCGACCTCAACCGCTTCCAACGCGCCCTGATGCGCGGCGCGTTGCTGCCGCGAGCCCAGATGAAGGAGATGCTCCACGAGGTACCGGACGGCGAGGTCTTCGGATACGGCCTCGGCGTCGAGTTCGCGAAGCTGTCCTGCGGGGTGCGGGTGGTGGGCAAGACCGGGCGCACGAACGGCTCGCTCTCGGCGATGGTCGGCACGGCGGACGGCAAGCACCAGCTGACGTTCAACATCAACGGCGACTGGCTGCCGAACAGCTCGCTCTACACCAACGTGATCGAGGCCGAGTTCTGCGGCAAGATCCCGGCACGGGCCGGGCAGGAGTGGCGCCGAGGTTCAGGATCCTGA
- a CDS encoding LLM class flavin-dependent oxidoreductase, whose translation MRTGIVTTAGPGAERLAARAEELGFDSFWVYDSPMVHGDPFVSLALCASSTHRIRLGIGVTSPALRAAPAAAAAVSSLNALAPGRIVCGVGTGNTARRTLGMRPTKTAELESFTAALQDLTAGRESDHREGTRSSRVRFLHVGPYVNTEAPVEFVVAAFGLKAAAVAGRLGAGLISFGLHDAAAWSALGQARRSAAQGAGSAEKARSYLMSSLHVLADGEDRYGDPVKDSVGHIALSALILGAENPDFRATLPPEEAAAVDRLLHLRGTTPTDPRLHQALYRNYLGRISPEDRELIVPSLVDKFGLVGTRSEIAERITALEKAGVDELVIQPVVDPETEMAELAGLLA comes from the coding sequence TTGCGGACCGGAATCGTCACGACGGCAGGGCCGGGCGCGGAACGCCTGGCCGCCCGCGCGGAGGAACTCGGCTTCGACAGTTTCTGGGTGTATGACTCACCGATGGTCCACGGCGACCCGTTCGTGAGTCTCGCGCTCTGTGCCTCGTCCACCCACCGGATCAGGCTCGGCATCGGCGTCACCTCACCGGCGCTGCGTGCCGCGCCCGCGGCGGCGGCGGCCGTCAGCAGCCTCAACGCCCTGGCCCCCGGCCGGATCGTCTGCGGGGTCGGCACCGGCAACACGGCACGCCGTACGCTCGGCATGCGGCCCACGAAGACGGCGGAGCTGGAGTCGTTCACGGCGGCCCTGCAGGACCTCACCGCGGGCCGCGAGTCGGACCACCGCGAAGGGACCCGGTCGAGCAGGGTGCGATTCCTGCACGTCGGGCCGTACGTCAATACCGAAGCTCCCGTGGAGTTCGTCGTGGCCGCGTTCGGACTGAAGGCCGCCGCGGTCGCCGGCCGACTGGGCGCGGGATTGATTTCCTTCGGGTTGCACGACGCCGCGGCCTGGTCCGCCCTCGGCCAGGCCCGGCGGTCGGCGGCGCAAGGCGCGGGCAGCGCCGAGAAGGCCCGCTCGTACCTCATGTCCTCCCTGCACGTCCTCGCCGACGGAGAGGACCGCTACGGCGATCCCGTCAAGGACTCGGTGGGGCACATCGCACTGAGCGCACTGATCCTCGGCGCGGAGAACCCCGACTTCCGCGCGACCCTCCCTCCGGAGGAGGCCGCGGCCGTCGACCGTCTTCTCCACCTGCGCGGCACCACCCCCACCGACCCCAGGCTCCACCAGGCGCTCTACCGCAACTACCTGGGTCGCATTTCCCCCGAGGACCGCGAGCTCATCGTGCCCTCCCTGGTGGACAAATTCGGCCTGGTCGGCACCAGGTCCGAGATCGCCGAACGGATCACCGCGCTGGAGAAAGCGGGGGTGGACGAACTCGTGATCCAGCCCGTCGTGGACCCGGAAACCGAAATGGCCGAGCTGGCAGGGCTGTTGGCCTGA
- a CDS encoding TetR/AcrR family transcriptional regulator produces the protein MSPRRSAADAQATRGRILGRAAEIASEEGLDGITIGRLAEELEMSKSGVHKHFGTKETLQISTLDKAFVDFWHRVVEPALAEEPGLRRLRAVCANSVDYLEAPLLPGGCLMTAALSEYDGRPGRVRDAVAEVWSRWREQLRADLAAAVDNGELPAGFDVDQALFEIVAAGLALNAALQLQHDPTAASRARRAIERALDQV, from the coding sequence ATGTCACCACGACGCTCAGCGGCAGACGCGCAGGCCACCAGGGGACGGATCCTCGGCCGCGCCGCCGAGATCGCCTCCGAGGAAGGCCTCGACGGCATCACCATCGGCCGGCTCGCCGAGGAGCTGGAGATGAGCAAGTCCGGGGTGCACAAGCACTTCGGCACGAAGGAGACGCTGCAGATCTCCACGCTGGACAAGGCGTTCGTGGACTTCTGGCACCGGGTGGTCGAGCCCGCCCTGGCCGAGGAGCCGGGCCTGCGGCGGCTGCGCGCGGTGTGCGCCAACTCCGTGGACTACCTGGAAGCACCGCTGCTGCCCGGCGGCTGCCTGATGACCGCGGCGCTCTCCGAGTACGACGGCCGCCCGGGGCGGGTCCGGGACGCGGTGGCCGAGGTGTGGTCGCGCTGGCGGGAGCAGTTGCGGGCGGATCTCGCCGCGGCGGTGGACAACGGCGAGCTGCCCGCCGGGTTCGACGTCGACCAGGCCCTCTTCGAGATCGTCGCCGCCGGGCTCGCACTCAACGCGGCCCTGCAGCTCCAGCACGACCCGACGGCCGCGAGCCGGGCCCGGCGTGCGATCGAACGAGCCCTGGACCAGGTCTAG
- a CDS encoding endo-beta-N-acetylglucosaminidase H, protein MFSLVRSRVRTAALALSAVTALALGTTAMTGAAAAPGPAPAPAKQGPTSVAYVEVNDNSMLNVGKYTLAKGGGNVFDVAVIFAANINYDTTKKAAYLHFNENVQRVLDNAVTQIRPLQQKGIKVVLSVLGNHQGAGFANFPSQQAASAFAKQLSDTVTKYGLDGIDFDDEYAEYGNNGTGQPNASSFVHLVSALRANMPNKIISLYNIGPAASRLSYGGVDISSKFDYAWNPYYGTWQVPGIALPKSKLSPAAVEIGRTSQSTAANLARRTVSEGYGVYLTYNLNGADRSADVSAFTRELYGSDAVYTP, encoded by the coding sequence ATGTTCAGTCTGGTACGGAGCAGAGTGCGGACGGCCGCGCTCGCGCTCTCGGCCGTCACGGCCCTCGCCCTCGGCACGACCGCCATGACCGGCGCGGCGGCGGCCCCCGGCCCCGCTCCTGCTCCCGCGAAGCAGGGGCCGACCTCGGTGGCGTACGTCGAGGTGAACGACAACAGCATGCTGAACGTCGGCAAGTACACCCTCGCCAAGGGCGGCGGCAACGTCTTCGACGTCGCCGTGATCTTCGCGGCGAACATCAACTACGACACCACCAAGAAGGCGGCGTATCTGCACTTCAACGAGAACGTGCAGCGCGTCCTTGACAACGCTGTCACGCAGATACGGCCGCTGCAGCAGAAGGGCATCAAGGTCGTCCTGTCGGTGCTCGGCAACCACCAGGGCGCCGGTTTCGCCAACTTCCCGTCCCAGCAGGCCGCGTCGGCCTTCGCGAAGCAGCTGTCGGACACCGTGACCAAGTACGGCCTCGACGGGATCGACTTCGACGACGAGTACGCCGAGTACGGCAACAACGGCACCGGCCAGCCCAACGCCAGCTCGTTCGTGCACCTGGTGTCGGCGCTGCGCGCGAACATGCCGAACAAGATCATCAGCCTCTACAACATCGGCCCGGCCGCCTCGCGCCTCTCCTACGGCGGCGTCGACATCTCGTCGAAGTTCGACTACGCCTGGAACCCGTACTACGGCACCTGGCAGGTCCCCGGCATCGCCCTGCCCAAGTCCAAGCTGTCGCCCGCCGCCGTCGAGATCGGCAGGACCTCGCAGAGCACGGCCGCGAACCTCGCCCGCCGCACGGTCAGCGAGGGCTACGGCGTCTATCTGACGTACAACCTCAACGGCGCCGACCGCAGCGCCGATGTCTCCGCGTTCACCCGGGAGTTGTACGGCAGCGACGCCGTCTACACGCCGTAG
- a CDS encoding chitinase has translation MAVGAAAALAVTALAAPAQSAETDAAGAKAASAEAADVNVAKNAGFEADLSNWTCAANSGAAVTSPVHGGAKALKATPSGQGTAECSQVVAVKPNSTYKLSSWVQGSYAYLGARGTGTTDVSTWTPGTSSWQQLSTSFTTGANTTSVTVYTHGWYGQSAYYVDDVSVFGPDGGGGTDPVEIPPVPAGLAAGTKTPTSVDLSWTPSSTATAYTVYRDGTKVASSSGASTTVTGLTPETTYSFQVSASNAAGESAKSTAVSVTTPKGDGGGDGTVPRHAVTGYWQNFNNGATVQKIRDVSSQYDIIAVSFADATPTPGQITFNLDPAVGYASTADFKADIAAKKAAGKSVILSVGGEKGTISVNSDASATAFANSAYALMQEYGFNGVDIDLENGINPTYMTKALRQLSAKAGPKMVLTMAPQTIDMQSTSGGYFQTALNVKDILTVVNMQYYNSGSMLGCDGKVYSQGSVDFLTALACIQLEGGLDPSQVGIGVPASTRGAGSGYVAPSVVNNALDCLTRGTGCGSFKPSKTYPSLRGAMTWSTNWDATAGHAWSNAVGPKVHSLP, from the coding sequence ATGGCCGTCGGTGCGGCCGCCGCGCTCGCCGTCACCGCGCTCGCCGCGCCCGCGCAGTCGGCGGAGACCGACGCGGCCGGCGCCAAGGCCGCGAGCGCCGAGGCGGCGGACGTCAACGTCGCCAAGAACGCCGGGTTCGAGGCGGACCTGAGCAACTGGACGTGCGCCGCGAACAGCGGCGCCGCCGTCACGTCCCCCGTGCACGGCGGCGCGAAGGCGCTCAAGGCCACCCCGTCCGGCCAGGGCACCGCCGAGTGCTCCCAGGTCGTCGCGGTGAAGCCGAACTCGACGTACAAGCTGAGCAGTTGGGTGCAGGGCAGCTACGCCTACCTCGGCGCCCGCGGCACCGGAACCACCGACGTGTCGACCTGGACTCCGGGCACCTCCTCCTGGCAGCAGCTCTCCACCAGCTTCACCACCGGCGCGAACACCACGTCCGTCACCGTGTACACGCACGGCTGGTACGGGCAGAGCGCGTACTACGTGGACGACGTCAGCGTCTTCGGACCCGACGGGGGCGGCGGCACCGACCCGGTCGAGATACCGCCCGTCCCGGCCGGCCTCGCGGCGGGCACGAAGACGCCCACGTCGGTGGACCTGTCCTGGACGCCGTCGTCCACGGCGACGGCGTACACCGTCTACCGCGACGGCACGAAGGTCGCCTCGTCCAGCGGCGCCTCCACGACCGTCACCGGCCTCACACCGGAGACCACGTACAGCTTCCAGGTGAGCGCTTCGAACGCGGCGGGTGAATCGGCGAAGTCGACGGCGGTGTCCGTGACAACGCCCAAGGGCGACGGTGGCGGCGACGGCACCGTGCCACGGCACGCCGTGACCGGCTACTGGCAGAACTTCAACAACGGCGCGACCGTGCAGAAGATTCGGGACGTGTCCTCGCAGTACGACATCATCGCCGTGTCGTTCGCCGACGCCACCCCGACTCCGGGGCAGATCACCTTCAACCTGGACCCGGCCGTCGGCTACGCCTCCACCGCCGACTTCAAGGCGGACATCGCCGCGAAGAAGGCCGCGGGCAAGTCCGTGATCCTCTCGGTCGGCGGCGAGAAGGGCACCATCTCCGTCAACAGCGACGCCTCCGCGACGGCATTCGCCAACAGCGCCTACGCCCTGATGCAGGAGTACGGGTTCAACGGTGTCGACATCGACCTGGAGAACGGCATCAACCCCACTTACATGACGAAGGCGCTGCGCCAGCTCTCGGCGAAGGCGGGCCCGAAGATGGTGCTCACGATGGCACCGCAGACCATCGACATGCAGTCCACGTCCGGTGGGTACTTCCAGACGGCGCTGAACGTGAAGGACATCCTCACGGTCGTCAACATGCAGTACTACAACAGCGGTTCCATGCTCGGCTGCGACGGCAAGGTCTACAGCCAGGGCAGCGTGGACTTCCTGACCGCGCTCGCCTGCATCCAGCTGGAGGGCGGCCTGGACCCGTCGCAGGTGGGGATCGGCGTCCCGGCGTCGACGCGCGGCGCGGGCAGCGGCTACGTCGCCCCGTCGGTCGTGAACAACGCCCTCGACTGCCTGACCCGCGGCACCGGCTGCGGCTCCTTCAAGCCGTCGAAGACGTACCCGTCGCTGCGCGGCGCCATGACGTGGTCGACGAACTGGGACGCGACGGCGGGCCACGCGTGGTCGAACGCCGTCGGCCCGAAGGTGCACAGCCTCCCCTAG
- a CDS encoding phosphotransferase family protein, whose amino-acid sequence MDEVKVVVAHHECATLRVGDVFLKVDAHQARTDVEVEAMARAPIPTPQILWRKPPVLALAALPGTALGRLGEPSPASPGAWAAAGAAIRKLHDAPPPPWPGRAGRGLDVLEAELDRECAWLVTNEVLPADLVTRNRQVAEAALRPWTAVFTHGDLQVAHVFVDGDEITGIIDWTEAGQGDALYDLATVTLGHEEHLGDIAAGYGADIDLDVIRAWWSLRSLLGVRWLVEHGFDPNMPGGEVDVLKACL is encoded by the coding sequence ATGGATGAGGTCAAGGTCGTCGTCGCCCATCACGAGTGCGCGACGCTGCGCGTCGGCGATGTGTTCCTGAAGGTCGACGCTCATCAGGCACGCACCGACGTCGAGGTCGAGGCGATGGCAAGGGCGCCGATCCCGACCCCGCAGATCCTGTGGCGCAAGCCGCCCGTGCTCGCGCTGGCCGCCCTCCCGGGGACGGCTCTCGGCCGCCTCGGGGAGCCGTCGCCCGCGTCGCCGGGGGCGTGGGCCGCGGCCGGTGCCGCCATCCGCAAGCTCCACGACGCTCCACCGCCGCCGTGGCCCGGCCGCGCCGGCCGGGGACTCGACGTGTTGGAGGCGGAGCTCGACCGCGAGTGCGCGTGGCTCGTGACGAACGAGGTCCTGCCCGCCGACCTCGTCACCCGTAACCGGCAGGTCGCCGAGGCGGCTCTCCGGCCGTGGACTGCGGTGTTCACGCACGGCGACCTGCAGGTCGCCCATGTCTTCGTCGACGGCGACGAGATCACCGGCATCATCGACTGGACCGAGGCGGGCCAGGGTGATGCCCTGTACGACCTCGCCACCGTGACGCTCGGCCACGAGGAGCACCTCGGCGACATCGCCGCCGGGTACGGCGCCGACATCGACCTCGACGTCATCCGCGCGTGGTGGTCGCTGCGCAGCCTGCTCGGGGTCCGGTGGCTGGTCGAGCACGGCTTCGACCCGAACATGCCGGGCGGCGAGGTCGACGTGCTCAAAGCCTGCCTCTAG
- a CDS encoding LysM peptidoglycan-binding domain-containing protein has product MPAKGKHRRPKSSPFSRGIAAAGTGGAVLALPVLGATDAAAAQPAAVAQPAAAPATYVVVAGDSLSKIAREHSLSGGWKKLYEDNRATLGDDPAMIRPGLKLTLGGKSAAGPAQKAGADSGRADRSERDNASAAEPAVAPAKKSYTNDLDGWIKESLDILAQHGIPASYEGIHRNIMRESSGNPLATNNWDSNAAAGTPSKGLLQVIDPTFAAYRLPGTSMDSFDPVANITAACNYAADRYGSIDNVNGPY; this is encoded by the coding sequence ATGCCCGCAAAGGGAAAGCACCGTCGCCCCAAGTCCAGCCCGTTCAGCCGGGGCATCGCCGCCGCAGGCACCGGCGGCGCCGTGCTCGCGCTCCCCGTACTCGGCGCGACCGACGCGGCCGCCGCGCAGCCCGCCGCGGTCGCCCAGCCCGCCGCCGCACCCGCCACCTACGTGGTCGTCGCGGGTGACTCCCTCTCCAAGATCGCCCGGGAGCACTCCCTGAGCGGCGGCTGGAAGAAGCTCTACGAGGACAACCGCGCCACCCTGGGCGACGACCCCGCGATGATCCGCCCCGGCCTCAAGCTCACCCTCGGCGGGAAGAGCGCGGCCGGGCCCGCGCAGAAGGCGGGCGCCGACAGCGGGCGAGCCGACCGCTCCGAGCGCGACAACGCGTCCGCCGCCGAGCCCGCCGTGGCCCCGGCGAAGAAGTCGTACACCAACGACCTCGACGGCTGGATCAAGGAGTCCCTCGACATCCTGGCCCAGCACGGCATCCCCGCCTCCTACGAGGGCATCCACCGCAACATCATGCGCGAGTCCTCCGGCAACCCCCTGGCCACCAACAACTGGGACTCCAACGCAGCCGCGGGCACCCCGTCCAAGGGCCTCCTGCAGGTCATCGACCCCACCTTCGCCGCGTACCGCCTGCCCGGCACGTCGATGGACAGCTTCGACCCGGTCGCCAACATCACCGCGGCCTGCAACTACGCAGCCGACCGCTACGGCTCCATCGACAACGTCAACGGGCCCTACTAG
- a CDS encoding amidohydrolase family protein, which yields MTFQNPLRLNRRSLLAGAGGLSLAAVSRTAGPAAAAPERPGQATLLRGAALVLTMDPRIGEGDLGLLKDADVLLQHGRIAKVGRKLEAPRGARVRDVSGRFVLPGFVDIHNHLWQSSIRGGCSDQDLVGWLKSCNLSTLPKIDPAGMYAFVRLAALDALQAGVTTLVDWVHAMPYASSERYVQALDDAGLRFVYAMASAKGAEDQVRTVKERLLDPLPLASAQVAVHARRGSIDSLRASWKQAEDLGLMLNSHVLEHRTDRDEEQIAALREVGAFGPALLMNHAVHLSREEIALVGDHDVRVAHCPLSNMRLASGVMPLPQLHKAGVKMGLGHDGGTNDTSDMFALMKAAVGLQRAVHEDPQIQPTLPAVLRMGTLGGAEAIGMADQVGSLTPGKRADVLVLDPGTLNFAPRFDWTSQIVLNGQPPNVTDVYVDGRLRKSGGALVGVDTEKVVLAAERAAARLTSAP from the coding sequence ATGACCTTCCAGAACCCCTTGCGCCTCAACCGTCGCAGCCTTCTCGCCGGGGCCGGTGGTCTTTCTCTGGCCGCTGTCTCCAGGACCGCCGGTCCCGCGGCCGCCGCGCCCGAGCGGCCCGGGCAGGCCACCCTCCTGCGGGGCGCCGCGCTCGTCCTGACCATGGATCCCCGCATCGGCGAGGGGGATCTCGGCCTGCTCAAGGACGCCGATGTGCTGCTGCAGCACGGCAGGATCGCGAAGGTCGGCCGGAAGCTGGAGGCGCCGCGGGGCGCCCGGGTGCGGGACGTCTCGGGCCGCTTCGTGCTGCCGGGGTTCGTGGACATCCACAACCACCTGTGGCAGTCCAGCATCCGGGGCGGCTGCTCGGACCAGGACCTGGTCGGCTGGCTCAAGTCGTGCAACCTGTCGACGCTGCCGAAGATCGACCCCGCCGGGATGTACGCCTTCGTGCGCCTGGCGGCGCTCGACGCGCTCCAGGCGGGGGTGACCACCCTGGTCGACTGGGTGCACGCGATGCCGTACGCGTCGAGCGAGCGCTACGTGCAGGCGCTGGACGACGCGGGTCTGCGCTTCGTGTACGCCATGGCCTCCGCCAAGGGCGCGGAAGATCAGGTCCGCACGGTCAAGGAACGCCTCCTGGACCCGCTGCCGCTGGCGTCCGCCCAGGTCGCGGTGCACGCGCGCAGGGGAAGCATCGACTCGCTGCGCGCCTCCTGGAAGCAGGCCGAGGACCTGGGGCTGATGCTCAACTCGCACGTCCTGGAGCACCGCACCGATCGCGACGAGGAACAGATCGCGGCTCTGCGCGAGGTCGGCGCCTTCGGTCCCGCCCTGTTGATGAACCACGCGGTCCACCTGAGCCGCGAGGAGATCGCCCTCGTGGGTGACCACGACGTACGGGTGGCGCACTGCCCGCTGAGCAACATGCGCCTGGCCTCAGGGGTCATGCCTCTGCCGCAACTGCACAAGGCCGGAGTCAAGATGGGCCTGGGTCACGACGGCGGGACCAACGACACCTCCGACATGTTCGCCCTCATGAAGGCCGCTGTCGGACTCCAGCGGGCCGTGCACGAGGACCCGCAGATCCAGCCCACGCTGCCCGCCGTGCTGCGCATGGGCACCCTGGGCGGCGCCGAGGCCATCGGCATGGCCGACCAGGTGGGGTCACTGACCCCCGGCAAACGCGCCGACGTCCTCGTCCTCGACCCGGGCACCCTGAACTTCGCCCCCCGCTTCGACTGGACGAGCCAGATCGTCCTCAACGGCCAGCCGCCCAACGTCACCGACGTGTACGTCGACGGCCGACTGCGCAAGTCCGGCGGCGCCTTGGTGGGCGTGGACACCGAGAAGGTCGTCCTCGCGGCAGAACGGGCCGCGGCCCGCCTGACGTCCGCTCCCTGA
- a CDS encoding DinB family protein — translation MIDEFAKANLHGRLRRDREALLWKLDGLSEYDARRPLTVTGTNLLGLVKHVATVEARYFGEVFDRPSPEPLPRWQDSDGSDLWAAEDETRDQIVGFYRRTWEHSDATISELPLDAPGHVPWWPEPSPNTNLFAVVVHVLGESIRHAGHADILREGLDGRTGVRAENERQIDEEARAAHRAKIEQAARAVAPVKAQRLSHTT, via the coding sequence ATGATCGATGAGTTCGCGAAAGCCAACCTGCACGGGAGACTGCGGCGGGACCGCGAGGCGCTGCTCTGGAAACTCGACGGCTTGTCCGAATACGACGCCCGCCGGCCTTTGACAGTGACCGGGACCAACCTCCTCGGCCTGGTCAAACACGTGGCCACTGTCGAGGCCAGGTACTTCGGCGAGGTCTTCGACCGCCCTTCCCCGGAACCGCTGCCCCGGTGGCAGGACTCCGACGGCAGCGATCTGTGGGCGGCCGAGGACGAGACCCGCGATCAGATCGTCGGGTTCTACCGGCGCACGTGGGAACACTCGGACGCGACGATCAGCGAGCTTCCCCTCGACGCCCCCGGCCACGTGCCGTGGTGGCCGGAGCCCAGCCCCAACACGAACCTGTTCGCCGTCGTCGTCCACGTCCTCGGCGAATCCATCCGGCATGCCGGGCACGCCGACATCCTGCGCGAGGGCCTCGACGGCCGGACCGGGGTGCGCGCCGAGAACGAGAGGCAGATCGACGAGGAGGCCCGCGCGGCCCACCGCGCGAAGATCGAGCAGGCCGCCAGGGCGGTCGCACCGGTCAAGGCTCAGAGGCTGTCTCACACGACGTGA
- a CDS encoding MBL fold metallo-hydrolase encodes MRVRRLGWAGLEIEADGQRLLIDYVRDLTPLFTGWKPGTGLVEPTGRADAALVTHLHRDHTDASALADVLTPGAPVLRPAPGYGDEVDNVTTLSAERELALHRLATETVDAWCTRGLGPFRVTSVPAVDGLGDPQLNWVVEADGQRIFHGGDTMFHGSWWLIARRFSPFDAVFLPANGPVVDAPHLQPPSPLPAAMDPGQAAAAAKILDARHAVPVHYEPEQPDKIPGYVEVTDPEEEFRAHAGRRARVLAVGEWLDLAD; translated from the coding sequence ATGCGGGTGCGACGACTGGGCTGGGCAGGACTGGAGATCGAGGCGGACGGGCAACGGCTGCTGATCGACTACGTACGGGACCTCACCCCGCTGTTCACCGGGTGGAAGCCCGGCACGGGGCTCGTGGAGCCGACCGGGAGGGCCGACGCCGCGCTGGTCACCCACCTGCACCGCGACCACACCGACGCCTCCGCGCTCGCGGACGTGCTGACGCCGGGGGCGCCGGTGCTGCGACCGGCGCCCGGGTACGGCGACGAGGTGGACAACGTGACCACGCTGTCGGCCGAGCGTGAGCTGGCCCTGCACCGGCTGGCCACCGAGACCGTGGACGCCTGGTGCACCCGTGGTCTCGGGCCGTTCCGTGTCACCTCGGTCCCGGCCGTCGACGGACTGGGCGACCCACAGCTCAACTGGGTCGTGGAGGCCGACGGACAGCGGATCTTCCACGGCGGCGACACGATGTTCCACGGCTCGTGGTGGCTCATCGCGCGCCGGTTCAGCCCGTTCGACGCGGTGTTCCTGCCCGCCAACGGCCCCGTGGTCGACGCGCCGCACCTGCAGCCGCCGAGTCCGCTGCCCGCGGCGATGGACCCCGGGCAGGCGGCCGCGGCCGCGAAGATCCTCGACGCCCGACACGCGGTGCCCGTGCACTACGAGCCGGAGCAACCGGACAAGATCCCGGGCTATGTCGAGGTCACCGACCCGGAGGAGGAGTTCCGCGCGCACGCCGGGCGGCGCGCCCGCGTCCTGGCCGTGGGGGAGTGGCTGGACCTGGCCGACTGA